One Carettochelys insculpta isolate YL-2023 chromosome 15, ASM3395843v1, whole genome shotgun sequence DNA window includes the following coding sequences:
- the STING1 gene encoding stimulator of interferon genes protein isoform X1 encodes MSGCVCLLQVSHAMESPTVQTHALIPRPREKRALYTAYIAIAGFVFALYLLEQSWHHAVENLTFHFMALEIGALLRGLCSFAEEIWHVQSRHRSSWWRAVKACLSPSLRHHMLLLLVSGCACLALFRETQLQFLLSLTLLCLCQLLSFAFGLQGPSAVEMSEICEKNNRNVAHGLAWSYYVGYLKLVLPCLKDLIHDFNRANNNVLNCKETWKLHILLPLSCEIYDDLKKADSHIQHYGDLQKLELDRAGTKRRSYKQSVYVISGEDRKRTFCVVEYATPLQSLYAMSQDESAAFSREDRLEQAQLFCRTLEEILQGSKECAGCYRLIVYEESGDSASHFLSKEILRHIQQQHLEEYAVCEGSHPLTTCLSTEPTIMISESELTGPLRSDGF; translated from the exons ATGTCTGGGTGTGTCTGTTTGCTGCAGGTGTCACATGCAATGGAAAGCCCCACTGTCCAAACCCACGCCCTCATCCCCAGGCCTCGGGAGAAAAGGGCTCTCTACACGGCCTACATCGCCATTGCTGGCTTCGTGTTTGCCCTGTACCTCCTGGAGCAGTCTTGGCATCACGCCGTGGAGAACCTCACCTTCCATTTCATGGCCCTAGAGATTGGCGCGCTGCTCAGAGGGCTTTGCAGCTTCGCAGAAGAGATCTGGCACGTGCAATCCAG ACACCGCAGCAGCTGGTGGAGGGCGGTgaaagcctgcctgagccccagtctGCGCCACCACATGCTTCTGCTTCTGGTCAGTGGCTGTGCCTGCCTGGCCCTGTTCCGTGAGACTCAGCTTCAGTTCTTGCTCAGTCTGaccctcctctgcctctgccagCTCCTCAGCTTCGCCTTTGGGCTTCAG GGTCCCTCTGCAGTGGAAATGTCTGAAATCTGTGAGAAGAACAACCGCAATGTGGCACACGGACTCGCCTGGTCCTACTACGTCGGGTATTTAAAGTTAGTTCTGCCAT GCCTTAAAGACTTGATCCATGACTTCAACAGAGCCAATAACAATGTGCTGAATTGCAAGGAGACCTGGAAACTGCACATCCTGCTCCCGCTGAGCTGTGAGATCTACGATGACTTGAAGAAGGCCGACAGCCACATCCAGCACTATGGGGACCTccagaagctggagctggacCGGGCTGGCACTAAACGGAGAAGCTACAAACAGAGCGTCTATGTGATTTCGGGTGAAGACAGAAAG CGGACTTTCTGCGTCGTGGAATACGCCACCCCGCTGCAGTCCCTCTACGCCATGTCCCAGGACGAAAGCGCTGCCTTCAGCCGGGAGGACCGCCTGGAGCAAGCCCAGCTCTTCTGCAGGACCTTGGAGGAGATCTTACAGGGCTCCAAGGAGTGTGCCGGCTGCTACCGGCTCATTGTGTATGAGG AGTCGGGCGACAGCGCCAGCCATTTCCTGTCGAAGGAGATCCTGaggcacatccagcagcagcacctggaggagTACGCCGTGTGTGAGGGGAGTCACCCGCTCACCACTTGCCTCTCCACGGAGCCCACCATCATGATCAGTGAGTCGGAGCTGACCGGGCCTCTACGGAGCGATGGCTTCTGA
- the STING1 gene encoding stimulator of interferon genes protein isoform X2: MESPTVQTHALIPRPREKRALYTAYIAIAGFVFALYLLEQSWHHAVENLTFHFMALEIGALLRGLCSFAEEIWHVQSRHRSSWWRAVKACLSPSLRHHMLLLLVSGCACLALFRETQLQFLLSLTLLCLCQLLSFAFGLQGPSAVEMSEICEKNNRNVAHGLAWSYYVGYLKLVLPCLKDLIHDFNRANNNVLNCKETWKLHILLPLSCEIYDDLKKADSHIQHYGDLQKLELDRAGTKRRSYKQSVYVISGEDRKRTFCVVEYATPLQSLYAMSQDESAAFSREDRLEQAQLFCRTLEEILQGSKECAGCYRLIVYEESGDSASHFLSKEILRHIQQQHLEEYAVCEGSHPLTTCLSTEPTIMISESELTGPLRSDGF; the protein is encoded by the exons ATGGAAAGCCCCACTGTCCAAACCCACGCCCTCATCCCCAGGCCTCGGGAGAAAAGGGCTCTCTACACGGCCTACATCGCCATTGCTGGCTTCGTGTTTGCCCTGTACCTCCTGGAGCAGTCTTGGCATCACGCCGTGGAGAACCTCACCTTCCATTTCATGGCCCTAGAGATTGGCGCGCTGCTCAGAGGGCTTTGCAGCTTCGCAGAAGAGATCTGGCACGTGCAATCCAG ACACCGCAGCAGCTGGTGGAGGGCGGTgaaagcctgcctgagccccagtctGCGCCACCACATGCTTCTGCTTCTGGTCAGTGGCTGTGCCTGCCTGGCCCTGTTCCGTGAGACTCAGCTTCAGTTCTTGCTCAGTCTGaccctcctctgcctctgccagCTCCTCAGCTTCGCCTTTGGGCTTCAG GGTCCCTCTGCAGTGGAAATGTCTGAAATCTGTGAGAAGAACAACCGCAATGTGGCACACGGACTCGCCTGGTCCTACTACGTCGGGTATTTAAAGTTAGTTCTGCCAT GCCTTAAAGACTTGATCCATGACTTCAACAGAGCCAATAACAATGTGCTGAATTGCAAGGAGACCTGGAAACTGCACATCCTGCTCCCGCTGAGCTGTGAGATCTACGATGACTTGAAGAAGGCCGACAGCCACATCCAGCACTATGGGGACCTccagaagctggagctggacCGGGCTGGCACTAAACGGAGAAGCTACAAACAGAGCGTCTATGTGATTTCGGGTGAAGACAGAAAG CGGACTTTCTGCGTCGTGGAATACGCCACCCCGCTGCAGTCCCTCTACGCCATGTCCCAGGACGAAAGCGCTGCCTTCAGCCGGGAGGACCGCCTGGAGCAAGCCCAGCTCTTCTGCAGGACCTTGGAGGAGATCTTACAGGGCTCCAAGGAGTGTGCCGGCTGCTACCGGCTCATTGTGTATGAGG AGTCGGGCGACAGCGCCAGCCATTTCCTGTCGAAGGAGATCCTGaggcacatccagcagcagcacctggaggagTACGCCGTGTGTGAGGGGAGTCACCCGCTCACCACTTGCCTCTCCACGGAGCCCACCATCATGATCAGTGAGTCGGAGCTGACCGGGCCTCTACGGAGCGATGGCTTCTGA